The Pseudomonas pergaminensis nucleotide sequence GCTCGCACGGCCGGCGGGGACCGTCAGTTCATTCGGCTCACAGGCGTGGCCATGAATGGTCACGGCGATTTCATTGTGGTTGGTCTGGCGTTTGCTGGCCGCCAGTTGCGAGGCGTAATAGAACAGGCCTCCGGCGGCGATCATCACGACCACCGAGCCCGCCACGGCCCATCGCAGGGCGCGGGGTGGCGAGGACGGTTGAGGGGTTGGGTTGGACAAGAGGCGGTCCTTACTGGTTGGCAACAGAAGAAGGTGAGGCGGCAGGCTTGGACGGTACGGAGGGCAGGAAGAACATCACCAGGGCCACCACCAGGTAAATCAGGTAGGCGCCGAGGGTGCTGAGGGTGGGCGCTTCCTGATAGCCGAACATCCCGGCCAGCACCGAGCCCAACGGGCTGTCCATGGGCAGCGCGGCGCTGAAGTCGAACAGCACGGTTTGCAAGTGGTTCCACACGCCGGCTTCGTGGAGGGCCTGTACCGAATTGGCGAGGATGCCGGCGGCCACCACGAGGATAAACAAGCCGGTCCAGCGGAAAAACGCACCGAGGTTCAGGCGCATGCTGCCGGTGTAGATCAGGAAACCGACGATGATCGCCAGGATCAAGCCGAGCAGGGCGCCAATCGGCGCGCCCGGGCCTTCACTCTGTTGGAACACCGCGAGCAGGAAGAACACGGTTTCCAGGCCTTCGCGGGCCACGGCGAAAAACACCATGAGGATCAGCGCGGTGACCTGGTGCTTGGAACCGGCCAACGCGTGATCGAGGGATTCATGCAGGGAATGCTTGATGGAGCGCGCCACCTTGCGCATCCAGAACACCATGGAGCTGAGGATGCCCACGGCGACCAGGCCGACGATGCCTTCGAACAATTCCTGTTGTTTTTGCGGGAACTCGGCGCTGACCAGTTCCAGGCCACCACCGACCAGCAGGGCCAGTGCGGCGGCGAGGAAAACGCCAATCCACACGGCGGGCATCCATTGACCGCGGCCGGTCTGTTGCAGGTAGCTGGCGATAATGCCAACGATCAATGCGGCTTCAATGCCTTCGCGCAGCATGATGAGAAAAGGAACGAGCATTCGGCACCGCATCACAACTAGATAGGAGCCTAAGTTGTAACATAATGATACTCATTACTAAACAAGCAATCTTGACGTTTGCTGAACCCTGGCTGAACGGCGCGCGTCAGCCACGCCGGCCGAACAAACGCTGTGCGATCCCCAAGGCTTGCAGCGACACCCCATAGCCGATAAAGGCATAAGGGCCAAGGATGACCCAGATCAGCGCACCCAACAGCCAGCACGGCAAGATCTCGCGGATGAACAAGGGTGACGGTCGGCGAAAGCTCAGCCAGCGTGACAGCGGGGCGAGTCGGTCGTCGATTTCGCCGTAGCCATCAGTGGCTGGGCGCCAGATTGCCAGGATCATCAGCGCCGGTATCGTAATAAGAAACGCCCAGGTCGGCGCCATGCCGAGGGTTTCCATCAACGTGTGGTCGGTCACCTGCTGGTCGCGCACAGCCCAGCCGGCGGCCATGCCCAGCAGTGCCACGAACATCGGCCAGGGGCGGGTGGCACGTTCCCAGTCGCGCCAGAAGTACGGGTCACCGCCGGGCGTCAGGGCACAGAGTGACGGGAATTGGTTCAGGAGGGTTTCGCTGAGCGTACGGCAGGCGTTCCAGTCGGGCTCGCCAAAGCGTCGGGCGAACCGCTGGCGTTGTTCCAGCGGCATGTCGCCGAACAACAACCTTGCGGCGCGACACTGCGCATCGCGCGAATCCAGGCTGGCCTGGGCGAAGGTGTGCGCCTTGAAGCGCTCGAGTGCATTGCGCGCCTTGAGTTGCGACCACTCGGGTTCGGGGCAGGGGTTTTCCAACTCTTTGTCGGACCAGGCCTGTTGGGCACATAGGGTGTCGAACAATGCCTCGGACCAAAACCGGCTCGCCAGCAGGGTGCGGGCCAGCAGGTCGTTGATCCGTGCGTGACGGGCCAGCGGCTTGAGCCATTCGGTGTGGTTCAATTCGGTCAATGCGGCCTTGAACGCCTCGACCTGTTGTTGATCAAGCAACCCGACCAACCGCTGCTCGACGTGCGTAAACATCTGCTCCAACAGCACGCCGAGGCGGTACTCGGGTAGGCAATTCGGTACTTCGCGTTGCCAGGGGCTGAGCCAATGCAAGTGGGTGACGGCCCATTCGCTGAACGCCGGGTCGGCCGATATCAGGCAGCGCTGCAGCAACAGGGCCTCGAATGCATCGGCACAGTCACTGTCCATGGCCTGCCGGTAGCGGTTGGCGAGATCGCTGGCAGTGGCGCCTGCGATCAGGGCTTGAGCCTGTTCGCCACGGGTGTCGGCTTCGTGCGTGGCCGGTTGCACGATATCGACAGGCACCGGTTGCGGCGAATCAGCGGCCGCGTCGAAGCGGTGCCACTCAAGGGCGTGCTCATAGGCCTCACGCAAGCGCTGGAAGCCGCTGGGGTCTTCGTCCGGGCGATGCTGCTTGAGCAACACCGCGTACTGGCGCTTGATTGTGCGCGTGTCGGCGTCGCGCGTCAGTCCAAGTACTTCCCAGCAACTCATCGGTTCAACATCCTGTCAGTAAAAATCCGGGCGCAGAATACCTGAGACCTGTTACGCGGCGCCTACTCTTTTATCGCGTGA carries:
- a CDS encoding J domain-containing protein gives rise to the protein MSCWEVLGLTRDADTRTIKRQYAVLLKQHRPDEDPSGFQRLREAYEHALEWHRFDAAADSPQPVPVDIVQPATHEADTRGEQAQALIAGATASDLANRYRQAMDSDCADAFEALLLQRCLISADPAFSEWAVTHLHWLSPWQREVPNCLPEYRLGVLLEQMFTHVEQRLVGLLDQQQVEAFKAALTELNHTEWLKPLARHARINDLLARTLLASRFWSEALFDTLCAQQAWSDKELENPCPEPEWSQLKARNALERFKAHTFAQASLDSRDAQCRAARLLFGDMPLEQRQRFARRFGEPDWNACRTLSETLLNQFPSLCALTPGGDPYFWRDWERATRPWPMFVALLGMAAGWAVRDQQVTDHTLMETLGMAPTWAFLITIPALMILAIWRPATDGYGEIDDRLAPLSRWLSFRRPSPLFIREILPCWLLGALIWVILGPYAFIGYGVSLQALGIAQRLFGRRG
- the efeU gene encoding iron uptake transporter permease EfeU, which translates into the protein MLVPFLIMLREGIEAALIVGIIASYLQQTGRGQWMPAVWIGVFLAAALALLVGGGLELVSAEFPQKQQELFEGIVGLVAVGILSSMVFWMRKVARSIKHSLHESLDHALAGSKHQVTALILMVFFAVAREGLETVFFLLAVFQQSEGPGAPIGALLGLILAIIVGFLIYTGSMRLNLGAFFRWTGLFILVVAAGILANSVQALHEAGVWNHLQTVLFDFSAALPMDSPLGSVLAGMFGYQEAPTLSTLGAYLIYLVVALVMFFLPSVPSKPAASPSSVANQ